In the Deltaproteobacteria bacterium genome, one interval contains:
- a CDS encoding sigma 54-interacting transcriptional regulator: protein MKVGPKLPTIDQQYEIIKELGSGLQSTVFLVKKTNQCLALKLFKEALPGYDVNATLEAIKAECQVLKQLHHPGIGNLEEFGYDPNRQQYYLVSEYIEGNNLYEATHEAHFETVENLFIQALRALAYIHSRKIFHCDLKPENIRVQPSGVLKMIDFGLSGLKTNNTFFGTPAYVAPELAFGFAPNSRSDLYSLAVTFYECILRINPFRSPTLTETLGLQQSLHPTELRKINVHIPEYFSTLIARLMAKNPSRRPGSAALTLKALNQLSGKQIPLETEATLQSYLPTDTELIGRKEILRSFENILATPQNSTLILWGERGSGKTRLLKELKFLAQLKGIFTQSLSKPALPLKEEACVLFFDNATPDALKNLHLLVLSFRFPLLIVATCHLAPEEIEGYKFELPPFTPDEIKQYLTSLTGLSDPPLQLCQELQKRTHGNPLFITHLLQELITQKRLFDDMGRWSKDTFEDLGVEFENLPPPEQMKHYFDKLLTHLKPDELLILKLMAIHPSSVNQKDLRALLPNSEPLLLNLLGKDLLARLDFTYHFTNPLLKTHLQSKLKDEAPSLHQRWLKIIKPTDPTTYLHHAGRIENNEAAAKELLSLAEHQLKESQLDNALQNIQLALSYKLQEVELQAKLLNLQGIIYEKLNLFTQALQTFDQIRSLLPKLKNLASNLPWRIELLEKIGVTYLRGEQLEKAKECFVAGLALLEDKDDFLTRQLLFKNYLGRVRIKEGNLQEAQNIFQTTQDIWAKLPQDRQAQVVNNDLGNVLLMQQNFSAGLQQFQSDLIFFKKIAHAQLIARTLYNLGETYFHLKDYENTIHCLKECVERSHEIKNYELLLRAYNGLGNVYNVKNDLQESLHYYSRALRIAEKTHEFQSQAAISTNMGNIQNQLNQLEEALVLLKGAINIIKSLGGRTAHEQYFEIRALVELADVYLKLERWEESRDCLRDALHLAENSEANRNQIFWIKLGQLKYSLLRQETDRVKELQHELTQSATEESQHKEIKTLLENFSKPPEKKSIPAPMGHKKRDTRMETLTELEYQKLLSLIKLINSEHDLDFVLKSILHHALELSGAERGLILLLNESDQLEIKCWVNMEVDPSLEQISTTIAQKAIDNGQTIKTDNAYDDERFNQYQSVLVLKLRSILCLPIYSRNRTIGVLYLDNKFRANVFGKVNQILLEAFCDQTGIAIENAHLFKKLQAATLQLEDKLKKTQDEVEHYQNLIQEGGAGPTRYSYKNIVSSTKAMHEIFQVMDKVTNTNLNVFIQGETGTGKELIAKALHYNHKSRADKRFVAINCGAIPENLIESELFGHKAGAFTGAIKDKKGLFLEAHGGTIFLDEIADLPLNLQVKLLRVLQENEITPLGGSQPVKVDARVLCASHKDLNQLTSLGKFREDLYYRLCQIKLTLPPLRERKEDIPLLVEKFVGDYAEQHKLKQSPKISSAFMKILMEHAWPGNIRELENIVHVSCALSDGKVLTPECLPSHFQIRNQTDQTIDPTRYVESQKIKPVVETPIDTHNPYDPNLAWQDYERLVFAKAYAQCNFNPQATAKSLDVSIATIYKKIKEFGLSNPHAAVFQEKFHYDTQKNLKDYLECIVKAAHLASGERPYTAIKWLKISQGHYYKVLKGLRE from the coding sequence ATGAAAGTGGGGCCGAAGTTGCCTACCATTGATCAACAATATGAAATCATTAAAGAATTGGGCTCAGGCCTACAATCTACGGTTTTCTTGGTCAAAAAAACAAACCAATGCCTTGCCTTAAAGCTTTTTAAAGAGGCCCTGCCTGGTTACGATGTTAATGCGACCCTCGAAGCGATTAAGGCGGAGTGCCAAGTTTTAAAACAGCTCCATCACCCTGGCATCGGAAATTTAGAAGAATTTGGCTATGACCCCAACCGGCAACAATATTATTTAGTTTCAGAATATATTGAAGGCAATAATCTCTACGAGGCCACCCACGAAGCCCATTTTGAAACCGTTGAAAATCTTTTCATTCAGGCCTTACGTGCCCTAGCTTATATCCACAGTCGAAAAATTTTTCACTGCGATTTAAAACCTGAAAATATTCGGGTTCAGCCTTCCGGGGTTTTGAAAATGATCGACTTCGGATTGAGTGGTTTAAAAACCAACAACACTTTTTTTGGTACCCCGGCTTATGTAGCACCCGAATTAGCCTTTGGCTTTGCACCCAACAGTCGCTCTGATCTTTATAGTTTAGCAGTTACTTTTTATGAATGTATCTTACGCATCAATCCGTTTCGCAGCCCTACTTTAACCGAAACTTTAGGGCTGCAACAATCGCTACATCCCACTGAATTAAGAAAAATCAATGTTCACATTCCGGAATATTTTTCTACTTTGATTGCCAGGCTCATGGCAAAAAATCCCAGCCGCCGCCCAGGTAGTGCGGCTTTAACTCTTAAGGCGCTCAATCAACTCTCTGGCAAACAAATCCCTTTAGAAACCGAAGCCACTCTGCAAAGCTATCTCCCGACCGACACCGAACTCATCGGGCGCAAAGAAATCTTACGTTCTTTTGAAAATATTTTAGCAACGCCCCAGAACTCTACCCTAATTTTATGGGGTGAAAGGGGCAGCGGGAAAACGCGCCTCTTAAAAGAATTAAAATTTTTAGCCCAACTCAAAGGGATTTTTACCCAAAGTTTGAGTAAACCTGCCTTGCCTTTAAAAGAAGAAGCTTGTGTCTTATTTTTCGACAATGCAACTCCTGATGCTTTAAAAAACCTCCACTTACTAGTTTTAAGTTTTCGCTTTCCTCTTTTGATCGTGGCCACCTGTCACCTGGCCCCCGAAGAAATCGAAGGCTACAAATTTGAACTGCCTCCCTTTACACCTGATGAAATCAAACAATACCTCACCTCACTCACGGGCTTAAGCGATCCTCCGCTTCAATTATGTCAGGAATTACAAAAGCGAACCCATGGCAATCCTTTATTCATCACGCATCTTTTACAAGAACTCATCACTCAAAAGCGCCTTTTTGATGACATGGGGCGATGGTCTAAAGATACCTTTGAAGATTTGGGAGTGGAATTTGAAAACCTTCCCCCCCCTGAACAAATGAAACACTACTTTGACAAACTTTTAACTCATCTTAAACCGGATGAGCTTCTCATCTTAAAGCTCATGGCTATTCATCCTAGCTCGGTTAATCAAAAAGACCTACGAGCACTTCTTCCCAACTCAGAGCCTCTATTACTTAATCTATTGGGAAAAGACCTCTTAGCAAGACTTGATTTCACCTACCACTTTACTAATCCACTTTTAAAAACCCACTTACAAAGCAAACTAAAAGATGAAGCCCCTTCGCTACATCAACGTTGGTTAAAAATAATTAAACCAACCGATCCTACTACTTATCTCCATCATGCAGGTAGAATTGAAAACAACGAAGCCGCAGCCAAAGAGCTTCTCTCATTGGCAGAACATCAATTAAAAGAGAGCCAGCTCGATAACGCCTTACAAAATATTCAACTCGCTTTATCTTACAAGCTCCAAGAGGTTGAACTGCAAGCTAAATTACTTAACTTACAGGGAATTATTTACGAAAAACTTAATCTTTTTACTCAAGCCCTCCAAACCTTTGACCAAATTCGTTCGCTCTTACCCAAACTTAAAAATCTGGCCTCTAACCTACCTTGGAGAATCGAATTACTAGAAAAAATCGGCGTAACTTACTTGCGGGGTGAGCAACTCGAAAAAGCCAAAGAATGTTTTGTGGCAGGGCTTGCCTTACTCGAAGATAAAGATGATTTTTTAACCAGGCAATTGCTCTTTAAAAATTATTTGGGTCGAGTGCGAATTAAAGAGGGTAACCTCCAAGAGGCGCAAAACATTTTTCAAACCACCCAAGATATTTGGGCAAAACTGCCACAAGACCGCCAAGCCCAAGTGGTTAACAATGATTTAGGCAATGTGCTGCTCATGCAGCAAAACTTTTCAGCTGGCCTACAACAATTTCAATCAGATTTAATCTTCTTTAAAAAAATTGCCCATGCCCAACTGATTGCTCGCACCCTCTATAATTTGGGAGAAACTTATTTTCACTTAAAAGATTATGAAAACACCATTCATTGTTTGAAAGAATGCGTGGAACGCTCCCATGAAATAAAAAATTATGAATTGTTACTCAGGGCCTACAATGGCCTAGGTAATGTTTATAATGTAAAAAACGACCTACAGGAGAGTCTGCATTATTACTCCAGAGCATTAAGAATCGCTGAAAAAACCCATGAGTTCCAAAGCCAAGCTGCCATTTCGACCAACATGGGGAATATTCAAAACCAATTGAACCAACTCGAAGAAGCCTTGGTGCTATTGAAGGGCGCCATTAACATTATAAAAAGTTTAGGCGGACGAACCGCCCATGAACAATATTTTGAAATTCGTGCCCTGGTTGAATTAGCCGATGTGTACTTAAAGCTAGAACGATGGGAAGAAAGCCGCGATTGTTTGCGCGATGCCTTGCACTTAGCTGAAAATTCTGAAGCCAACCGCAATCAAATTTTTTGGATCAAACTCGGGCAATTGAAATATTCATTGCTCCGCCAAGAGACCGATCGAGTCAAAGAATTGCAACATGAGTTAACTCAAAGCGCTACCGAAGAATCTCAACATAAAGAAATTAAAACTCTGCTAGAAAACTTTTCTAAACCACCTGAAAAAAAATCGATACCTGCACCCATGGGTCACAAAAAAAGGGATACCCGCATGGAAACTCTAACCGAACTAGAATATCAAAAATTATTAAGCCTGATTAAATTGATTAATTCTGAACACGATCTTGATTTTGTCTTAAAATCAATTCTTCACCATGCCTTGGAATTGTCTGGCGCTGAAAGAGGCTTAATTTTATTACTCAATGAATCTGATCAATTAGAAATAAAATGTTGGGTCAATATGGAGGTCGACCCTTCTTTAGAACAAATTTCAACCACCATTGCTCAAAAAGCCATCGATAATGGGCAAACAATTAAAACCGACAACGCCTACGATGACGAACGCTTTAATCAATACCAGTCGGTTTTAGTTTTAAAACTACGGTCGATTCTTTGCTTGCCCATTTACTCTCGTAACCGCACGATTGGGGTGTTGTATCTCGACAACAAATTTCGAGCCAATGTGTTTGGCAAGGTTAATCAAATACTGCTGGAAGCTTTTTGCGATCAAACCGGTATTGCTATTGAAAATGCTCACCTCTTTAAAAAACTACAAGCCGCGACTCTCCAGTTAGAAGACAAGCTGAAAAAAACTCAAGACGAAGTGGAGCATTATCAAAATTTAATTCAAGAAGGTGGGGCGGGGCCTACTCGCTATAGTTACAAAAATATTGTGTCTTCTACCAAAGCCATGCATGAAATTTTTCAAGTCATGGATAAGGTGACCAACACGAATCTCAATGTTTTTATCCAAGGAGAAACCGGAACCGGAAAAGAACTCATCGCCAAGGCCCTCCACTACAACCATAAATCTCGTGCTGACAAACGGTTTGTGGCCATTAACTGTGGGGCCATTCCTGAAAATTTAATTGAAAGTGAATTGTTTGGTCATAAGGCAGGGGCGTTTACGGGGGCAATCAAAGATAAAAAAGGATTATTTTTAGAGGCCCACGGCGGCACTATCTTTTTAGATGAAATCGCCGATCTTCCTTTGAACTTGCAGGTTAAATTGCTTCGGGTTTTACAAGAAAATGAAATCACCCCGCTAGGTGGCTCCCAACCAGTTAAGGTTGATGCCAGGGTGCTATGTGCCTCGCATAAAGATTTAAACCAACTTACAAGTCTTGGGAAATTTAGAGAAGATCTTTATTACCGGCTTTGCCAAATCAAATTAACCCTGCCACCCCTAAGAGAGCGAAAAGAAGATATCCCACTATTGGTAGAAAAATTTGTGGGGGATTATGCTGAACAACACAAGCTTAAACAATCCCCTAAAATTAGTAGCGCTTTCATGAAAATCTTGATGGAACACGCTTGGCCAGGCAACATTCGCGAATTAGAGAATATTGTTCATGTCTCTTGTGCACTTTCTGATGGCAAAGTCTTAACGCCCGAGTGTCTACCCAGTCATTTTCAAATTCGTAACCAAACCGATCAAACCATCGACCCAACCCGCTACGTTGAATCTCAAAAAATTAAACCCGTGGTCGAAACCCCCATTGATACCCATAACCCTTACGACCCTAACTTAGCTTGGCAAGATTATGAACGGCTTGTCTTTGCCAAGGCCTATGCCCAGTGCAATTTTAACCCCCAAGCAACAGCTAAAAGCCTGGATGTGTCTATTGCAACCATCTATAAAAAAATTAAAGAATTTGGATTGTCGAACCCTCACGCCGCAGTCTTCCAAGAAAAATTTCATTACGACACTCAGAAAAATCTTAAAGACTATCTAGAGTGCATCGTCAAAGCAGCCCATCTAGCTTCAGGAGAACGCCCTTACACCGCCATCAAATGGCTAAAAATTTCTCAGGGGCATTATTATAAAGTACTTAAAGGTTTAAGGGAATAA
- a CDS encoding LysM peptidoglycan-binding domain-containing protein, with the protein MASLRRIPLFFLLIPIVGLFAACASAPKHTKNTHRKPVHHYKNIDDLIYSVNETNHAKVKGKVRYGTNRSFDIPVVLNDRVHKWVDYFTGSGRGFFNRSLARSGRFFPYYFQVASQYGLPKDIAFLSLIESGLNTRATSWASAVGPWQFIRSTGANYGLQVDYYIDERRDIEKSTHAAFRHLADLHKEFGDWYLAFAAYNAGAGKVKRAIEKYGTTNFWELCEGSYFRPETKDYVPKILAAAIVGKNPHKYGFTNIESQVPLATEKMRTSESIGLDNIAQAAGVEEDLVYLLNPELYRGVTPPYSYQVKVPRGTAVKVAHNLDRVRDRNRPSRRMVRYEVAKGDTLKSVAKRYGVSTRDIVANNSKKTIKHLKRGTDLLIPQAGEGSGWSLSGASTRDDLAALRARRLYGLASGYDPSGINATGGGKKKVESVLLASKKDKLKQEVNPENVQKFASLNLNDNNPIATEEKTSEVASNPAPLSVVSTEASGNLALADFDAEQVQVSPAVLDNELKNAVAQLESTHPIVLSEANTGSLTTKPTVNTSKPARKIYHKVKKGETLTLIAKRYDTNLNALMQANGKSAKNLKYGTVLTIPSDAKTGPVVQLPKIVAKAKTKNVKAHYRVKHGDTLIEIARTNGTTVQKIMKTNGMKSSTVKIGSLLKI; encoded by the coding sequence ATGGCAAGCCTAAGGCGGATCCCTCTTTTTTTTCTATTAATTCCTATAGTTGGGTTGTTTGCGGCTTGCGCATCGGCACCTAAACACACTAAAAATACCCATCGCAAACCCGTTCATCATTATAAAAATATTGATGACCTTATTTATAGTGTCAATGAAACCAATCATGCCAAGGTGAAGGGCAAAGTTCGTTATGGCACGAATCGTTCTTTTGATATCCCGGTTGTTTTAAATGACCGAGTCCACAAATGGGTCGATTATTTTACAGGGTCGGGGCGTGGTTTCTTTAATCGTTCACTGGCTCGTTCGGGGCGGTTTTTTCCCTATTATTTTCAAGTGGCCTCTCAATATGGTTTGCCCAAAGATATTGCTTTTTTGAGTTTGATCGAAAGTGGGCTTAATACCCGAGCCACCAGTTGGGCCAGTGCGGTGGGGCCGTGGCAATTCATCCGTTCTACCGGGGCCAACTATGGGTTGCAGGTCGACTACTATATTGATGAGCGGCGAGACATTGAAAAATCTACCCATGCGGCTTTTCGGCATTTGGCCGATTTGCATAAAGAATTTGGGGATTGGTACCTAGCTTTTGCAGCCTATAATGCCGGTGCGGGCAAGGTAAAACGAGCCATTGAAAAATATGGGACCACCAATTTTTGGGAACTCTGTGAAGGTTCTTATTTTCGGCCAGAAACCAAAGATTATGTGCCTAAAATTCTTGCCGCGGCCATTGTTGGTAAAAATCCTCATAAATATGGCTTCACCAACATTGAATCTCAAGTCCCTTTAGCAACTGAAAAAATGCGTACGAGCGAATCAATAGGCTTAGATAACATTGCCCAAGCTGCTGGGGTAGAGGAAGATTTAGTTTATCTATTAAACCCCGAGCTTTATCGGGGCGTCACACCGCCTTATAGTTATCAGGTTAAAGTTCCCAGAGGGACGGCAGTCAAAGTGGCTCATAATCTCGATCGAGTGCGTGACCGCAACCGTCCAAGTCGTCGTATGGTCCGTTATGAAGTTGCCAAAGGGGACACGCTTAAATCAGTCGCTAAACGCTATGGGGTTTCTACCCGAGATATTGTTGCCAATAATTCTAAAAAAACCATCAAGCACCTTAAACGAGGGACTGATTTGTTAATTCCTCAAGCGGGCGAAGGTTCGGGTTGGAGTTTAAGTGGGGCTTCTACTCGGGATGATCTTGCGGCATTGCGGGCCAGACGCCTTTATGGATTGGCTTCGGGTTATGACCCCAGTGGTATTAATGCTACGGGTGGTGGTAAGAAAAAAGTAGAATCGGTGTTGTTGGCCTCTAAAAAAGACAAACTTAAGCAAGAGGTCAATCCAGAAAATGTGCAGAAATTTGCTTCGCTCAATTTAAACGACAATAATCCCATTGCAACCGAAGAAAAAACTTCTGAGGTTGCCAGTAATCCTGCTCCTCTCTCTGTTGTCTCAACAGAAGCCTCGGGCAATTTAGCTTTGGCTGATTTTGATGCAGAACAGGTACAGGTCAGCCCGGCCGTTTTAGATAACGAGCTTAAAAATGCGGTAGCTCAGTTAGAATCAACCCATCCGATTGTATTGAGCGAGGCCAATACGGGCTCGCTTACAACCAAGCCAACGGTTAATACTTCCAAGCCAGCACGTAAAATTTATCATAAAGTGAAAAAGGGCGAGACGTTAACCCTTATTGCCAAACGTTATGATACCAACTTAAACGCATTGATGCAGGCCAATGGCAAATCCGCTAAAAATTTAAAATATGGGACGGTTCTGACCATTCCTTCTGATGCCAAAACTGGCCCTGTTGTCCAATTACCGAAAATAGTGGCCAAAGCAAAAACCAAAAATGTAAAAGCTCATTATCGGGTTAAACACGGGGATACTCTTATTGAGATTGCTCGAACCAATGGCACCACTGTTCAAAAAATTATGAAGACCAATGGAATGAAAAGTTCTACAGTTAAGATTGGTTCTTTGTTAAAAATATAA